The Teredinibacter sp. KSP-S5-2 genomic interval CAATGTCTGGCAAAGCTTAGAGCTATTAAACACGTCAAATATCGAATATCAAGTCCGTATTACCAAAGCTGAACAATTACAAAAAACGGACATTCATTACCTGCGTACACAATTAGAAAAAAATCGCGTAAAAAATATTGTGGAGCAGAATTTATTCTCTACATATTAATTACGCTTTATGCTCCGACGACAAATACTCGTGGCTTTGCATTTCCTGCAAACGGCTAACAGTTCGCTGAAATTCAAAGCTCAACCGCCCTTCGCCGTAAAGCTCCAAAATCGGTTTTTCAGCGGATAAAATCAGCTTTACTCGCCGATCATAAAACTCATCAACCAAGTAAATAAAACGCTTGGCCTGGTCATCGTTTGCCGCGCCCATTTGCGGTACATTACTGACCAGAACTGCGTGATATTCACGAGCCAGTTCAATGTAATCATTTTGTGACCGTGGGCCATCGCAAACCGCAGCAAAGTCAAACCAGACAACATCATCTGCTTCCTTTAATGCTCGGATGCAGCGCCCTTCCACATCAAGGTCAATATTTTCTTGCACAGAATCAATATCGGGAATCAAACTTGTAAAGCATTTATCCATTTGCTTGTGGGAATTATCGCCAAGAGGGCAATGATAAAGGCTCGCTTTTTCCAGGGTTCTCAATCTGTAGTCCACACCCCCGTCCAGATTAAACACCTCAGTGTGTTTTTCAAGCAAGGCAATTGCGGGCAAAAAACGCGCTCTTTGCAAACCATCCTTATACAAACCAGAAGGTTCAATGTTAGATGTTGCAACCAGAGTCACACCACGTTCAAAAAGTGCCTCGAGGAGATTGGCCAAAATCATGGCGTCGGTAATGTCTGAAACAAAGAATTCATCGAAGCATATAATACGCGCTTCATCAGCGATGGTATTTGCCACTAACTTAAGTGGGTCTTGCTGGTCTTTAAGCTTTTTTAACTCACCATGTACACGACGCATAAACCGATGAAAGTGCGTGCGCATTTTTTGTTCAAAAGGCAGCGCATCAAAAAATATATCCATGACATAGGTTTTACCACGCCCAACCCCTCCCCAGAGGTATAGCCCTTTTACCGGTGTTTTTTTCTGCCCCCCAAAAAGTTTGCCAACCAGTTTTTGCAAACTGTTTTTATTCAGGGCCACTGAGTGCTCACGAATGATCTCTTGGCACAGCGCATTCAGCTTTTCAATGGCAGCACGCTGGGCGTCATCCTCAACAAACCCGGAACGAGCTAGGTCAGCCTGATATCGAACAAGGGGCAAATCGGTCATAACTCTATTTCTGTCTTAATACTGGCGTAATTTACCGTTAAAGCGCGTTAACTAGCCAATGAATAATTTCCTGACGGGCAGCATTTTCCCGACATAACCTGAGGGAATTTGAACTCATCAGAAACATAGCCCTGGGGCTCTCGCCAATATGTTAGGGCGAACAAAATATGTCCCTGGCGAAGAAACACTCCTATTCTGAAGGTAACAATGTGCTTCTATGAGTATCCACCGCTCCCAGAACGGGGTAGAGTAGGGAAAACTGCAGGATTTTTCCATCAGCTTACCTATATTTTATGTATTATAGGAATAAGAGGTTATTAATCTGCAGCATCGCCTTATATTTCAAACCTATTGAGCTGCTTTGGAGGAACTACGTGTTTTCTTTAGAAACGCTGATTATGATCAGCAGTATCGCATTTTGTATTGGCGGACTAGTTGGCGCTGTTATCAGTCGCACACTGCTTCCCCCCGAAAACCAGAAAGGCCTGGAGACCAAGCTTCAGGAGTCCAGAGAAGAGCTGGAGCGCTATCAGCAGGAAGTGACTAAACACTTCGCTGAGACATCCAAGCTGGTGAATAACTTAACCCAAAGTTATAAAGAGGTGCATGAACACCTGACCAAAGGGGCAATTCAGTTGAGCAATGCGGAAATTGGTCAGCAAATTCTGCAATCAGGTGACCCATCATTGGGTATCGAAGCAAAAGACGCCATCGAGAACGTCAATTTCGAACCGCCTAAGGACTATGCTCCCAAAACACCAGGACAGGTCGGCACGTTAAGTGAAGAGTTTGGCCTGAACGATGATGAGGAAGAAAGCTCCATTGAAACCGTTACCGCGACTGGCGCCCCAAGGGCAGCGGAAAGAAAAGAAAATTCAGCTGCATAAAGACTAATCGCTATACAACACATGAAAACAAACAGCAGGCTCTATGCTTTCTTAGTATATATTCGCTGGCCAGTGACGGTCGGCCTGCTGTCTGCGCTTGTTTTTATGCTGTTCTTTCCTCAGTACCTGCCCCATGCAGGGCAGGGCAAAAGCCTGCTCAATAAAGTTCTTTCCCCATTTAACTTTGCAGCAAACAACCCAAGTTCATACGCCGATGCAGTCGATAATGCATCACCATCGGTGGTCAATCTCTATGCCCGAAAACAAGTTCGCCAAAGGCGCCACCCGCTCTTCAACGATCCGGTATTTCGTCACTTTTTTAACAACTCAGATATACCGCAGCAGGAACGTATGCAGGCAACCCGAGGGTCGGGCGTTATTGTCCACGAAGATGGCTACCTGCTCACCAACTTCCATGTGATAAACGGCGTAAATGAAATCATTGTTGCCCTGCAAGATGGCCGGGAAGCCCTTGCAGAAATTGTTGGCATCAACCGCGAAAACGACTTGGCAGTACTAAAGATTGAGCTACCCAACCTCACCCCCATCCCGATTGGCAAACCCGATGAAATCCGTATCGGGGACGTAGTTTTAGCCATTGGTAACCCTTATGGCATGGGACAAACGGTGACTCAGGGCATTGTTAGTGCGACACGTCGACGCGGCCTGAATATCTCCCTCTTTGAAAACTTTATCCAAACGGATGCCGCCATCAACCCTGGCAACTCAGGCGGAGCCCTAATTGATACCAGCGGCCGACTGCTAGGCATCAATACCGCTAATCTGGATCAATCCTCAGGTGAGGGCTACAGCGGAGGTATTGGTTTTGCCATACCAGCCGACGTCGCTATGCGCACACTCACTGATATTATAGAGTTTGGCCGAGTAGTCAGAGGCTGGCTGGGCGTTCAAGCCAGTCCGTTAACGCCACAGCTCGCCAATGCATTTGAGCTGCCTTCCACCCGCGGCGTTCTGGTTACCGCCGTGGACCGCAACAGCCCTGCGGAGAAAGCCGGCATACTGCCCGGTGACGTGATAGTCCGAGTGAACAATCAACTGATTGGCTCAGGACGCTGGGCCATGCAGGAAGTCGCAGAATCCCGTCCCGGAGATAAAATTGAGATTGAAGTCATCCGCAAAGGGCAACCAGTGCAAATGACGGCGATTTTGGGCACGCGCCCGCTAGAAAGTTAAGGCCACCCAAAGCTGGCACCATCTAAAAAGGCAAGCTTTCACCCACAGATAGACACGCATAAAAATTGGATAAGTAAGCTCCATGACTCACAGCATTGTTTTCGCTGATTATAATAATGAGCAACACAGTCGAGATTTAATCAAACTTCTGGATTTATACTCCCAAGACCCAATGGGTGGAGGCGAACCATTATCTCAACACGCCAAGCAAAACCTGATATCGGAACTCAAAGCCAACAGCCGAGCCTTTAGTATTTTATGCTACAAAGACTCTGTCGCATGTGGTTTTATTAATTGTTTTATTGGCTTTTCCACTTTTAAGTGCGCGCCATTAGTCAATATCCATGATGTCTACGTATTGGAAACAGAACGCGGTCAAGGGCTATGTAAAATCATGCTGAATAAAGCGGAAGACAAAGCCAAGCAACTTGGTTGCTGTAAGCTCACGCTGGAAGTATTAGAAAATAATCACGCCGCCAAAGCGACCTATAAAAGCTTTGGTTTCTCAGGATACGAACTCGCCCCCAAAGCCGGCTCGGCACATTTTTGGCAAAAGTTTATTTAAAAAAGGATGGAATTATTTTTTCCTGATATTGCTAGAATTTAGCTAAGGCTTTTATTTTTATCTCAATAAAACGACGCTGCTCCCTCACTTTTTCGATACGCGTCAAAAGTGAGGAAAGGATAGACAAAGCAACAACAGTTTGTGTTATTAAGCACGAAAAACGCTGATTTTTTCTTTCAGCTCAGTAGCTAAGTCCGCTAATGATTGCGCTGCACTCAAGGTTTCCGTCGACCTGGATTCTCCTTCACTGGCCAACTCCGTAATATGATGCAAGTTCTTCGACACTTCTGTCGCGACGGTACTTTGCTCCTCTGCCGCACTGGCAATACTTGTGGCCGCAATTGCCAGCTCACCAATTCGATGACTGATGTGATTAAGTTGCTGACTCACTTCCTGCCCCTGCTCGACAGAGCGAATTCCCAACTCATGGCTTTGCGTCATTTTTTCAGAGGTGGTTTTGACCACAGATTGCAGTTGAGAAATTGTCTGACTAATTTCTGTAATCGAATTTTGAGTGCGCTGCGCAAGGGTTCTCACTTCATCAGCCACTACCGCAAAGCCCCGACCTTGCTCTCCGGCTCGAGCCGCCTCAATCGCCGCGTTGAGCGCCAATAAATTAGTTTGCTCAGCAATACTGTTGATCACCTCTGTCACCTGACTGATGGCCTCACTTTCCTTGCTAACACTTTGCACAGCATCAAAGCTTTCACTGAGATGCTCACTCAATAAAGTTAAACCCTCTACGGTAGAAATTAATTGTTTTTGCCCAGACCGAGAAGCTTCATCCACATCATGACTGCGACTAGCCCCTTCGCTCGCATGATTGGCTACATCGCGAATTGAGGTAGACATTTCCTCAATCGCGGTGGCAATTTGATCGGTTTCACCTAATAACGCCTGAGCTTCTTCACCATTCAAGCGTGCAACTTCTTTTGCATTGGAAGCCTGTTGCTCTAAACTGATCACCGAATGCTGTAACGACAGAATCAGCTGTCTCAGGTTTTCTGCCATCGCCCGGGTACTGAGCGTAATTCGATCCACTTCATTCCGGCTTTCAGGATTCGCCGCGTAAAACTCCACAGTTAAATCGCCTTCACCCAACGCCTGGATATGTGCCTGTAAATTTATCATGGGTTTCAAAGAACGTAATAACACCCAATACAATAACCCTGTCACCAGCAAAACCCCCGCAATGGTGACAAATATACTGAGACGTAACAGCTGGAAGCTTTCCTCTTTCAGCTCATCAATCTTAACCATGCCAAGTAGCTTCCACTCCCAACCTGATACATTAATGCTATAGGTGTACATGGCATGATTTTGTCGGTTGTTGTAGAACCAGGATCGCTGGTCCTCCATTGCCTGGCTGACAGTAAAACCATCTAACATGGAGTCCGTCAAAACCTGCCCTT includes:
- a CDS encoding YhcB family protein, which encodes MFSLETLIMISSIAFCIGGLVGAVISRTLLPPENQKGLETKLQESREELERYQQEVTKHFAETSKLVNNLTQSYKEVHEHLTKGAIQLSNAEIGQQILQSGDPSLGIEAKDAIENVNFEPPKDYAPKTPGQVGTLSEEFGLNDDEEESSIETVTATGAPRAAERKENSAA
- a CDS encoding trypsin-like peptidase domain-containing protein, which gives rise to MLFFPQYLPHAGQGKSLLNKVLSPFNFAANNPSSYADAVDNASPSVVNLYARKQVRQRRHPLFNDPVFRHFFNNSDIPQQERMQATRGSGVIVHEDGYLLTNFHVINGVNEIIVALQDGREALAEIVGINRENDLAVLKIELPNLTPIPIGKPDEIRIGDVVLAIGNPYGMGQTVTQGIVSATRRRGLNISLFENFIQTDAAINPGNSGGALIDTSGRLLGINTANLDQSSGEGYSGGIGFAIPADVAMRTLTDIIEFGRVVRGWLGVQASPLTPQLANAFELPSTRGVLVTAVDRNSPAEKAGILPGDVIVRVNNQLIGSGRWAMQEVAESRPGDKIEIEVIRKGQPVQMTAILGTRPLES
- a CDS encoding methyl-accepting chemotaxis protein; this translates as MIFRFWPIAKQIGALALVLTVIVFSILGVITYTQASKILEDKGVGAVKDQIDRVSELLTLQYNSLVDLAENNADLFEEMFPNRLTLTGRSQLVGGVNAPVLEHNGQVINNHEDEVDRYAQLTGGNATVFVRDGDDFLRIATSLKKENGQRALGTYLGKSHPGYKKLVSGEPFEGYAHLFGRDYMTVYRPVKDSQNRVIAILYIGFDITKTLSKLQESVNSLSLEESGQFLIFRKVDQRIIAHRNHSKGQVLTDSMLDGFTVSQAMEDQRSWFYNNRQNHAMYTYSINVSGWEWKLLGMVKIDELKEESFQLLRLSIFVTIAGVLLVTGLLYWVLLRSLKPMINLQAHIQALGEGDLTVEFYAANPESRNEVDRITLSTRAMAENLRQLILSLQHSVISLEQQASNAKEVARLNGEEAQALLGETDQIATAIEEMSTSIRDVANHASEGASRSHDVDEASRSGQKQLISTVEGLTLLSEHLSESFDAVQSVSKESEAISQVTEVINSIAEQTNLLALNAAIEAARAGEQGRGFAVVADEVRTLAQRTQNSITEISQTISQLQSVVKTTSEKMTQSHELGIRSVEQGQEVSQQLNHISHRIGELAIAATSIASAAEEQSTVATEVSKNLHHITELASEGESRSTETLSAAQSLADLATELKEKISVFRA
- a CDS encoding GNAT family N-acetyltransferase, whose product is MTHSIVFADYNNEQHSRDLIKLLDLYSQDPMGGGEPLSQHAKQNLISELKANSRAFSILCYKDSVACGFINCFIGFSTFKCAPLVNIHDVYVLETERGQGLCKIMLNKAEDKAKQLGCCKLTLEVLENNHAAKATYKSFGFSGYELAPKAGSAHFWQKFI
- the zapE gene encoding cell division protein ZapE — its product is MTDLPLVRYQADLARSGFVEDDAQRAAIEKLNALCQEIIREHSVALNKNSLQKLVGKLFGGQKKTPVKGLYLWGGVGRGKTYVMDIFFDALPFEQKMRTHFHRFMRRVHGELKKLKDQQDPLKLVANTIADEARIICFDEFFVSDITDAMILANLLEALFERGVTLVATSNIEPSGLYKDGLQRARFLPAIALLEKHTEVFNLDGGVDYRLRTLEKASLYHCPLGDNSHKQMDKCFTSLIPDIDSVQENIDLDVEGRCIRALKEADDVVWFDFAAVCDGPRSQNDYIELAREYHAVLVSNVPQMGAANDDQAKRFIYLVDEFYDRRVKLILSAEKPILELYGEGRLSFEFQRTVSRLQEMQSHEYLSSEHKA